The following are encoded together in the Arcobacter aquimarinus genome:
- the mqnF gene encoding aminofutalosine deaminase family hydrolase, whose translation MKIISANWVITCDENNRIIKNGAVVFDDKIIEVDSLLEIEKKYPNIEINKLDKNSVLMPGLINSHVHLEFSSNTTTLKYGNFYSWLNSVIKHREELINKATKELISTKLSRMKKTGTTTIGAISSYSFDIEPCVKSPINTVFFCEVIGSKADMIDTLFADFKNRLNNAKKYASKSFIPAIAIHSPYSVHPFLLRESLNLARNENLAVSAHFLESKEEFDWLHKDEGSFLEFFKNFLNQEKAVSKPMEFLNQFTNIKNLSFTHCVEASERDLEKIKNLGANINHCVTSNRLLNNSKLDLSKLKDIPFTIGTDGLSSNNSLSMFDELRNALMAHYDKNINDFSRMLLKAATINGSRALGLNKGVIENEFDADMISFTLPDEVEDIEDLPMYVILHTKFVDNTIIGGEYV comes from the coding sequence ATGAAAATTATAAGTGCTAATTGGGTTATAACTTGTGACGAAAACAACAGAATTATAAAAAATGGTGCTGTTGTTTTTGATGACAAAATAATTGAAGTAGATTCTCTTTTAGAAATAGAAAAAAAATATCCTAATATTGAAATAAACAAATTAGATAAAAACTCTGTGTTAATGCCAGGACTTATAAATTCTCATGTTCATTTAGAGTTTAGTTCAAATACAACAACTTTAAAATATGGAAATTTTTATTCTTGGTTAAATTCTGTTATTAAACATAGAGAAGAGTTGATTAATAAAGCTACTAAAGAGTTGATTTCTACAAAATTAAGTAGAATGAAAAAAACTGGAACTACAACAATAGGTGCTATTTCTTCTTATTCTTTTGATATTGAACCATGTGTGAAATCGCCTATAAATACAGTTTTCTTTTGTGAGGTTATTGGTTCAAAAGCAGATATGATAGATACTTTATTTGCTGATTTTAAAAATAGATTGAATAATGCAAAAAAGTATGCTTCAAAAAGTTTTATTCCAGCTATTGCTATTCATTCTCCATATTCTGTTCACCCTTTTTTATTAAGAGAGAGTTTAAATTTAGCAAGAAATGAAAATTTAGCAGTTAGTGCACATTTTTTAGAATCAAAGGAAGAATTTGATTGGTTGCATAAAGATGAAGGTTCTTTTTTAGAGTTTTTTAAAAATTTTTTAAATCAAGAGAAAGCAGTTTCAAAACCTATGGAATTTTTAAATCAATTTACGAATATAAAAAATTTATCTTTTACACATTGTGTTGAAGCAAGTGAAAGAGATTTAGAAAAAATCAAAAATTTAGGTGCAAATATTAATCATTGTGTTACCTCAAATAGACTTTTGAATAATAGTAAATTAGATTTATCAAAACTAAAAGATATCCCTTTTACTATAGGAACAGATGGACTTAGTTCAAACAATTCTTTATCAATGTTTGATGAATTAAGAAATGCTTTAATGGCTCATTATGATAAAAATATCAATGATTTTTCAAGAATGCTTCTAAAAGCAGCAACTATAAATGGAAGTAGGGCTTTAGGACTAAATAAAGGTGTTATAGAAAATGAGTTTGATGCTGATATGATATCTTTTACATTACCTGATGAGGTTGAAGATATTGAAGATTTGCCAATGTATGTTATTTTACACACAAAATTTGTAGATAATACGATTATAGGAGGTGAGTATGTTTAA
- the sppA gene encoding signal peptide peptidase SppA → MFNFFRFLFSPIIAILDFITKYFKTIVFLTIIYFFVFSSNDELTNTNNLANLQKIELSGPILDVNKVLENIDKAKKDNNIKGVMLVVDSPGGAVAPSIEVAYAIKELKQIKPVVVYASGVIASGSYYASIWADKIIANPGSIVGSIGVIMQGVNAEELMEKIGISTQTVKAGKFKESGTPSRKWTDFEEKQLQSVIDDTYNMFITDVANARNLDVRNHTLFADAKIFTSKQAKEVGLVDEVATISFAQDELVKLSNVQNPIWKKEDKFEKFMDNLVTETISKVSMNLISGLKAY, encoded by the coding sequence ATGTTTAATTTTTTTAGATTTTTGTTTTCTCCAATTATTGCAATATTAGATTTTATAACTAAATATTTCAAAACTATAGTATTTTTAACAATTATTTATTTTTTTGTTTTTAGTTCAAATGATGAGTTAACAAATACAAATAATTTAGCTAATTTACAAAAAATAGAGTTGAGTGGTCCAATATTAGATGTTAATAAGGTATTAGAAAATATTGATAAAGCAAAAAAAGATAACAATATAAAAGGTGTAATGCTTGTAGTTGATTCTCCTGGTGGGGCAGTTGCTCCTTCTATTGAAGTTGCTTATGCAATTAAAGAGTTAAAACAAATAAAACCAGTTGTTGTCTATGCAAGTGGAGTAATAGCAAGTGGTAGTTATTATGCCTCAATTTGGGCGGATAAAATTATTGCAAATCCTGGGAGCATTGTAGGCTCTATTGGAGTTATAATGCAAGGTGTTAATGCAGAAGAGTTAATGGAAAAAATAGGAATTTCAACTCAAACTGTAAAGGCGGGTAAATTTAAAGAATCAGGAACACCTAGTAGAAAATGGACTGATTTTGAAGAAAAACAACTTCAAAGTGTAATAGATGATACTTATAATATGTTCATAACTGATGTTGCAAATGCTAGAAATCTTGATGTTAGAAATCATACATTATTTGCTGATGCAAAAATTTTCACTTCAAAACAAGCAAAAGAGGTTGGATTAGTAGATGAAGTTGCTACAATTTCATTTGCTCAAGATGAGCTTGTAAAATTATCAAATGTGCAAAATCCGATTTGGAAGAAAGAGGATAAATTTGAAAAATTTATGGATAATTTGGTTACGGAAACAATTTCAAAAGTTAGTATGAATTTAATTAGTGGATTAAAAGCTTATTGA
- a CDS encoding acetate/propionate family kinase yields the protein MLVFILNAGSSSLKYQLMNPTTKEVLAVGLCERIGIDGILKHEFGEGQKLTLEIPMPTHKEAIELVLKTLVESEGKVINSVDDIDAIGHRAVHGGEEFASSVMVTDKVIAKMKELIPLAPLHNPANIMGMEICQQLMPGKPNVAVFDTAFHQTMPDYAYMYALPHDMYTKHGIRKYGFHGTSHYFVSNEARAMLDKKQNTRIIVCHLGNGSSVSAVLNGKCIDTSMGLTPVQGLMMGTRAGDVGAGAISYMMTRENLTIDQALDVMNKKSGILGISGKSSDLREVLEGMQNGDDKCRLAVDMVAYNIKKYVGAYVAALDGVDALCFTGGIGENAALIREKVCAGLDSMGLVIDPVKNNRKSRDARDIATNGSASRIFVIPTNEEFVIANDTFKIVSELQK from the coding sequence ATGTTAGTATTCATCTTAAATGCAGGAAGCTCATCTTTAAAATATCAATTAATGAATCCAACTACAAAAGAAGTTTTAGCTGTTGGTCTTTGTGAAAGAATTGGAATTGATGGAATTTTAAAACATGAATTTGGTGAAGGTCAAAAATTAACTTTAGAAATTCCAATGCCAACTCACAAAGAAGCTATTGAATTAGTTTTAAAAACATTAGTTGAAAGTGAAGGGAAAGTTATCAATTCTGTTGATGATATTGATGCAATTGGACACAGAGCCGTTCATGGTGGAGAAGAGTTTGCATCTTCTGTTATGGTTACTGATAAAGTAATTGCAAAAATGAAAGAATTAATTCCTTTAGCTCCATTACACAATCCTGCAAATATTATGGGAATGGAAATTTGTCAACAATTAATGCCTGGTAAACCAAATGTAGCTGTATTTGACACTGCATTCCACCAAACTATGCCTGATTATGCTTATATGTATGCTTTACCACATGATATGTATACAAAACATGGAATAAGAAAATATGGATTCCACGGAACTTCACACTACTTTGTTTCTAATGAAGCAAGAGCAATGTTAGATAAAAAGCAAAATACAAGAATTATTGTTTGTCATTTAGGAAATGGTTCTTCTGTTAGTGCTGTTTTAAATGGTAAATGTATTGATACTTCAATGGGATTAACTCCTGTTCAAGGTTTAATGATGGGTACAAGAGCCGGTGACGTTGGTGCTGGTGCAATTTCTTATATGATGACTAGAGAAAATTTAACAATTGATCAAGCTCTTGATGTAATGAATAAAAAATCTGGTATCTTAGGAATTTCTGGGAAATCTTCTGATTTAAGAGAAGTTTTAGAAGGTATGCAAAATGGTGATGATAAATGTAGATTAGCAGTTGATATGGTTGCTTATAACATCAAAAAATATGTAGGAGCTTATGTAGCTGCACTTGATGGTGTTGATGCATTATGTTTCACAGGTGGAATTGGTGAAAATGCTGCATTAATTAGAGAAAAAGTTTGTGCTGGATTAGATTCAATGGGATTAGTAATAGATCCTGTTAAAAATAATAGAAAATCAAGAGATGCAAGAGATATTGCAACAAATGGTTCTGCGTCAAGAATATTTGTTATTCCTACAAATGAAGAATTTGTTATTGCAAATGATACATTTAAAATTGTTTCTGAATTACAAAAATAA